CCAGCTATGagtgcaaaagaaaaatggaagtttggctgggttggttttttttttttgtaagtccACTGAAGGATAGAAAAGCAAGTTAGTGCACAGGGGGAGCAACCTTGGATTGTCCCAAAGGTCCATAATGGTTTTTAATACACAGTCAGTGCCCATGGCATTTCACTCTGTGCACTAAACTATAGGCCCTGatgtatttcaaattattttgtacATGGAGAAATTCCCACACCAAGAACTCAGTGACAGACCCTGAAGGTTATGACACAAGCAGCAGCACACATACACCAGAAGGGGAAACATACTTGAGCTGCATCCCCACTGCAATGAGAAGGGAGCAAACCCCTTAACGACCTATTATTGTTTTGTCACAAGATTAATTGCTCAGTAGTTTTTGGGTGACAGAGTACTACTCAGATACACAAAAAATCCTTAAGGCCTGGAAtggcaaaaataaaactatggaTTGGAAGAAGAATATGCAACAGTCTGACTGCTGCAACctaaaaaaatacacttttttcaaAAAGATGACAAGTTCAACCACATGGAATGTAGACACAGTGTTTTCAGGTTTAAAATACAGTGCAAAGTCCAATTTTAAAGGGACAATAATAGGTTAAAAGGCattgaaaaattaattaaacagAATTTGAGTCTAGTTTACTGGTTTCAGCATTAATGCCATTAATTTACATTGCATTTCACCTAGGTTGGACACTGAAAGTAAGACTAGGCAATTTGACTTCCTGGCTTCCATACTTCGATGTCATGTTTGCATTAGACACATCTGGGTCTTCAAGTTTGAAAACCATATTTTACAGAACTGAAACCTTGGGTCTAGATCAACCtatcagtgtccctttaaaggtAGCTAATCTCTCTGCCTTCACCCCTCCCCAGTGCCACTCCAGAGTGCAGACAGGCCCAACAGGAACCTACAGACTCTGTATGAATGTAACTAGTTTGCAACACATTGAAAGGGAGAGTGTGAAAGACTGTAGGCACAGGATGGGATAGAAACCACCCTGGTCAACATTCTTAAAGGCATCTGTACCTGATATGTAAATGGATCATCTGATTATTTTACTGCTCTCAGCATAGGTATGTGATATTGGGCAAATACTCCTAACCCAGTTTTACAGAGCAGTGTTGTCTAATATTTTCCTCACCCAGGTCCTGCTGAGTGATATTTTCCATTAGTGAAGCATTTTTCTTGGAAGTTTGAGTTCCTTTGTATATAAAATCCTCTTCTAGTTTCTAAAGGGATCCCAGGGCCTCTCCAAAGCGGATTTTCTGTCCAGGTTTGAGGTGGAAGTTGAAGTCCTTGGGTGCCTCGAAGATTAGAACGATGGTCGAGCCCAGGTTAAACTCCCCTAAATGTTCTCCTTTCCTCATGGGAATGCcctctttgttgttgttggttaTAAAGCTGAAGTCATTGTAAGAGCCTTTGGAGTAACATGGGCTGTTAGTATGCAAATCCTGCAGATAGACGAGAAAAAGGAATGTGATTTGTGGATTTTAGTATGCTCTAGCCATTTACTAGGATTGACAACTCCCTATGCCTGGCCTACAATTTCCAATAGTAACATGCAACagtgctaaatacaaggtggaaaaagaaaagatctGGACAGCAGACACCCCCTTCACATCCTGGTCTTGGACTACATTAAGCTAATGAACAGTAGTGCCAATTGAGTAATACTTGGAAGAAGCTTTTGGGTTTTAACTTCAGTTTGCTATTAGTTATGAGGAAATCAGCCAGCTATGCCTTGTTTCCTCACATGGGTTATACGGTACCACTGACTCACTAACAAAGTGAGACTTCAAAGGCAGGATTTGTACTCACCCGGTCAAAGTAGATGCGGATTGAGCCAACATTTGTGGCTCCTACCGCTGTTAGGGAAAAAAAGCCATGTTTCCAATCACCAGTAAGTACAACCCGCTCATTATGGCAGAAGAGTTCCTTGATCCAGCGGGCAACGCCAGGATTCACAGACATCAGGGAGCCTGTAGTAAACAGGAAGAGCAAGATGAAGTATTCTTTGTTCTTGCAGCAGTATTTTGATAGATTTAAGGCACAATAATTTAGAGACCAACAACGAAGGGCCAGATTAAAGCTCATTTCTAAGAAGTGAGACAAATACTAAGTATTATCAAGGATAAGAAGATGCACAGAGGTTCTGTTGCACTGTGCACAGCAAATAAAGCCTTCAGCTGGGCAGTAGCAAAAATAGAACTGTTACTAAGGATATGTTTACAATGCAGCTGGGAGTATGCTTTCTAGCCCAGGCTTCCAGCTGCATTGTAGATACACTAGGTGGGGAGCAGATAACACTTGAGCGTTTTTTAgctcagaggtttcagagtagcagccgcgttattctctctgcaaaaagaacaggagtacttgtggcaccttggagactaacaaatttattagagcataagctttcatgggctacagcccacttcatcggatgcatagaatggaacatatagttagaagatagatatagatatacagagaaggtggaagttgccatacaaactgtaagaggctaattaattaagatgagctattatcagcaggagaaatatgtggactctctcctcaggccctacccaagatccataaacctggaaatcttgaATGCCccctcatctcaggcattggcaccctaacagcaggattgtctggctatgtggactctctcctcaggccctatgctaccagcactcccagctatcttggagacaccactgacttcctgaggaaactacaatccatcggtgatcttcctgaaaacaccatcctggcccctatggatgtagaagccctctacatcaacattccacacaaagatggagtacaagccgtcaggaacagtatccccgatactgtcacggcaaacctggtggctgaactttgactttgtcctcacccccaactatttcacatttgggaacaatatataccttcaagtcagcagcactgctgtgggtacccacatggccccacagtatgccaacatttttatggctgacttaggacaaagcttccttagctctcgtccccaaatgcccctactctacttgcgctatgttgatgacatcatcatctggacccatggaaaagaagcccttgaagaattccaccgtgatttcaacaatttccatcccaccatcagcctcagcctagACCCATCCACACAAGCTGTCAATTTCCTGGACACtgctgtgctaataagcgatagtcacaaacaccaccctatagcggaaacctactgaccgctatacttacctacatgcctccagcttccatccaggacacacccattgtctacagccaagctctaagatacaactgcatttgctccaatccctcagacagagacaaacacctacaagatctctttcttaaaactacactacccacctgctgaagtgaaaaaaacagattgacagagccagaagagtacccagaagtcacctactacaggacaggcctaacaaagaaaacaacaactccgctagctgtcaccttcagcagCCAGCTCAAATCTCTCCAGTGCATCagcaaagatctacaacctatcctgaaaaatgatccctcactctcacagatcttcggtGACAGACCATtcttcgcttacagacagcccccccaacctgaagcaaatattctccagcaaccacacaacaaaaacactaacccaggaaccaatcttgcaacaaaacctgatgccaactctgtccatatatttattcaagtgacaccatcataggacctaatcacatcagccacactatcagaggctcgttcacctgcgcatctaccaatgtgatatatgccatcatgtgccagcaatgcccctctgccatgtacattggccaaaccaaacagtctctacgcaaaaaaataaatggacacaaatctgacatcaggagtcataacattcaaaaaccagtaggagaacacttcaacctctctggccactcagtgaaagatttaagggtgacaattttgcaacagaaaagcttcaaaaacagactccagcaagaaactgctgagcttaaattaatatgcaaactaaataccattaacttgggtttgaatagagagcaggagtggctgggtcattacacattgaatctatttccccatgttaagcatcctcacaccttcttgtcaactatctacatgggccatcttgattatcactacaaaagtttttttccctcttgctgctaacagctcatcttaattagcctcttacagtttgtatggcaacttccaccttctctgtgtgtgtgtgttcttactatatgttccattctatgcatccaatgaagtgggctgtagcccacaaaagcttaggctctaaggtgccacaagttctcctgttctttagCTCATATCACTCTATCATCCAGCATGTCCGAGGTCCTGCTACATCCATCCCCTAGAAACAACAGTTGAATGAAGGGAAAATATTTATGCCAGAAACTAAGGCATATTAACATCCCTCCACACATGATTTATCAACCTAGTTAATTTTTGCCCTGGGCTCAGACCACAGTATTTCACCCTAATGCCATCTCTCAGAGTTCACAGCATCCCTGTTACATGCCCTGAAAACATTGCTATCACCAAACAGGCAAGGAGGAGGAACCCAGCTACCTAATGAACTCAAACCAGAACAAGCCTCTTTCTGAGCCTGGATTACTGAGTGCTCCACAGGAGCTGACTAAGATCTGACTACACATAACAGCTCTACCTCTAAAGTCTAAGGACACAGACAAAAGTCTTTATTTCTAAGGGATGAGCTCCCTCGGCTGCCTCGCCAAAGGTTTAGGGAaaaaccaccccaccccagccaacCCCGCTGCTCTCTCAAATGCCCTTTGCAATGTGTGAAGAAGTGGTTCTGTAGCACTACAGATCTGAGTCACCATAGCTGGCCAGATGTGAACATGAAGGATTAATAAATAGATCTAGGATCCCGAAAGAAAATGAATCACAATAGGAACCTTAAAGGTTTCCACCCTGTCACACAATACAGGGGAGCACACAGTGCATTAGAACGTTTCATTCTGTACTCCTATGCACATTGCTCTATTTCAATGGATCTCCTGGCAGCATTTCTCTAAGAAACCCCTGTCTTAAAGGGTTTACTCAGCCACAAACCTTAGCTTCACGCTGAAGCTTGGCAGATCAACTTTCTTGCCAggtcttgtctctctctcacacatagcATCTGAAACCGAAACCAAGTCCAACTCCTCTCTTTGTTCCTaggtaattaaaaaaatgaatttccaTCTGCTGGACTAAGGAGCATGACTGTCTGTGAAGGAGAGGGCAAAACTCCATAACCCCAATTCAAAATCAAGTGATTGTGCTTAGTGTCATCCTCAATCTCTGATGTGCAGGGCTATCCACAACAATCAGATGCCCCTCTAGGACACCCTCTCTTTTACCAGCAACAGGGCAGTTTACTGTGGTGGGTGGGGAATGCCCTTGTTCCCTCTCAAGATGCTGACTGGCATTCTTCAAGCTCTTAACAGCCATTTCAGTAAAGTCTGCTGGaaacagatctgggtctcccaaCAGCTCTGTGTTTAGTTGAGAGAATTAGGTCTGTTGAGAGACCAAGTTATTCATCTTCAACATTACCAATTTAACTCAAATATCAGACTATTAAGCCCTGAAATTCATTAGCACAGTATTCAGGATTTTGGGGAAGCATGATCCTCAATGTGTTTATGACAATCAGCTGTCCTCTGATTCTCTAGCACATCACAATTCAAGTGCTCTGACTGAGGCATCTCTCAGTAATCCCCCTGCTTTTACACCTGCTCTGTTTCCCCTTATTATTTATGGAAGTAGAATCTACCTGGGAAGTGACGTCTGTGCGACACTCTCCAGTCAGTGGGCGAGTGGAAGCAGTGATAGTCCCCAGGCGCCAGGTAGATGACACAGTGATAGAGCTCGTTCCCCTCCTTTGTGACTAGCTGGTTCTGGAATGAGTTGCAGGATGAGGCTGCAGTGGAACAGCAGAAGACAAAAGGGGTTAAAAAGAACAACCGAAATAATCTGTGAGAGAATGTATTGAGAGACAAGTCTCCAATGGGAAATGTGCTACTATGATACTCAGAAAACCAGTGTTGACAGCAGATCACTAAATACAGCCCACACAGTGTCTCTGGGGGCATTCACTGGCAAGAGAGCTTACATAGATGAATCAGCAACAGAATTCCAAACGTAATAGCCCTCAGTGAACACATTTGCTGGGACCATGCAGAACCCTTTCAGGGTACATGGTAAGGAGAGGAATCAGCCTTAAAATTAATTCCTTGAATGTCTTCAGTGTTGAGCATGCTCTCAGGCCACACCTTCTGCAACTATAAACCAAACATTTTCTTACTTGTGTTATTAACAACCCTTTGATTACTAAAACAGGAAGAATTACAGAAATCTAATTTACTTCTCACTACTGATGCTGTTCACTTTTTCCCCACTTCCTTCAGCTTGGACAGTGAAATCAGACTTGTCAGTGTTTGGGTTGGGTAAATGCTGCAGGAGAAGGCTTCTGGCAAATGttgtaaatttgattttacaaaaatctacattttatgCCAAGCTGAATTGACAGCGTTCCTTAACTCCTAAGATTTCATGTAAACTGGAGGCTGATACTTGGATCATAGAGGGGGATACAGAGCATGCAGTGGGAGGGATTTGCCTTGTCAATTTTTCCTTTGCCTGCTCCCTATTACTTTGGGGACAATTCAAGCTGACTGTATGTCCCTCTTCAAAGGCTACAGGAAGCTTTGaaagaagagtacccagaagatAGTGCTTCAAGACCAAgaatcagcattttaaaaagcttgtgtCCCTTTAACACACAGCTAGGTTTTAAACATCTTTGAAGTCCAAGCCCAGAAGAATCCAAAGAACTTTAAAGAGCCCCAGCTTCCCCAGACAAAGCAGCAGGGGCTTGAGACGGAGTCTCATAGAACACAAATAATTTGTCTTAAAAGACACCTCAGAACTATTGGGGTGTAATGTCCCAGCTTACAAAATGCTTTTAGTTGCATTTGCATACACATCACAAAAACTATCCTGGAGCTTTCAAAAAGGGCTTCTTTCTGTCGCATATTGCCTTTACACAGGGTTAACAAAAGCTCCTGACACCCAAACCCAGGGCCCTGAAGACAGCTCTATCTCCACAGAACAGGCAGAGCAAAGGCAGTGACAGCACAAACTTCCTCagagtgccccagccctgatctgaAAGGCAGATCTCTAGGCATGAGAGCAGAGATCAGTCTCCATGCGGAGGGTGCTGCTGCATAAATTGGGTCTAATAGACTagttcagggatctcaaactcaaattaccAGGAGGGCCGCATGAAGACTAATACATTGTCCCGAGGGCTGCATGACTGACActgccccatccccctgctgtccctggccccatccccactccaccccttccatgaggccctgccccgcctcGTCCcatcttccccaccctcattccagccccttccccaaagtccccaccccaactctgccccctccttacccctattccaaccccttccccacctcttctccacctcctcccctgagcacgcagctccctgctcctctctcctgGAAACCactaagtgccaccaaacagctgtttggcagcaggaagcacctggaggtaggTAGAGGAACATGGACGAGGCACACTGGaggggcagcgggggaggggagcttggcggaTGCAGGAAATaactggggcagggggacctTGGCGGGCTGCAGCAAATAGCTCTGCGGTCCACGTGTTTGAGACCACTGGACCAGTTCCTACAGCTTCAATCTTTGCTAGCCAAACATCCGGTCATGTTTCAGCCTCCCAGCAGGAGCAAGCCTCATTATGGTCACAGACCTTGAAGTTACCAAGAATCTACCCAATATAACCATGCACTTGAGGGAactgaaaagttaaaatgtaaaatgtagaaaaaaggGCTGAATCAGAGGCTGAGGCTGCAAGTGAGGGACAGGCTACGGCGGAGAGAGAGGAATCCAACATGGAACATTACACCCCACATGTTATTCCTCAGTTTGAGCTATAATGAAGCAGAGTTGCCTGAGCTGCTGGCAAAGATTTGAGAGCAGATAGTTATGATTCACCCCATTCCTGCAATTACCAGGAACAGTGAAATGACAGAAACAGGCTAGGAGGCAACTTACTTTGGCTAAACTGCACGTCTTCTGTGCTAGTGCACGGCCCCAGGAAGGACTCCAGCGAGTAGGTGACACCCTTCACCTGTTCCACTTCACAGTTTTTCACTTGTCCAAAGTTCAGAATCTTTCCATCCGAGGGACTGATCTACAGGGAACAAAAAAAGTAAACTGCAGTGAAAATCCATGCATCTCTCACACTTAGCCATCAGAAACACAAGTCCACTGATCATTTGAACCCCAAAATTTCACATCTCTTCCCCTTTATATAACCTCTCGCCCCCACACAGGGATAAGCCTAGCCTCTTTTTGCATCAGACCTTTGATATTTTCACAGAAAGAAAGGCAAATAGGAAGGCCCATAAGTGAGATCCAGAAAGACCATTATTTGTTCAAAGTGAATGCTGTGACCACTAGAGAGACTTTGAGAGCACCTGGTCCAGTCCGGTGTCTCAAATAAGTCAGACTGGACTTTTACCTACCCCAACCAAGTAGTTCAGTTAGGGCCATGATCTGTTGCCATACAGACAGGCTGGATATGGGTGTAACCAAGAGCAACAACCCATACAGAAAAGGGGTGAGTGACAGACCCACAACTCCACTCAGGCCGGTACAATATTCAGAGTTTTGGCCTACAGACATAGCACACATTCCAAGGTGAGGGATGGGAACATTTACACATCAATGTGTAGCTCCTCTGGAAGTAAACATTGCAAACCCTCCTCCTCACCACACTGTGATAGCAGCAGACTGGCCGGGACTGGGGCTTCAGCTTCCTGCGGAAGAACTCGCTCAGGTTTCTATAGTGATGAAGATCTTCGACAGCTGCTTCTTTCATGTTCACTCCAAATGTCCAGATATACAGGCTGTAGACAGGCTTCCGGAGCCAGGTGGGCAGCTCGACCTGGTTCAAACGACCCCAGGCTCGTGAAAGCAGTCGTGTTGGTACTGATTTGTACAGAGAAACCTagagagaaaggtttcagagtagcagccgtgttagtctgtatccgcaaaaagaaaaggaggactagtggcaccttagagactaaaatttatttgagcataagttttcgtgagctacagctcatttcattggatgcattcagtggaaaatacagtggggagatttatatacacagagaacatgaaacaatgggtgttaccatactcaTTGTAATGAAAGAAAGGAATCACACCATGCTATTTCTGTTCTTTCTACTGCTCTCAGCCCTTCTTCCCTTTGCTCCCAAAATGGAAGAATCCAATTCATTCCTACTGTGACTcccttcacttcagtggagttgcaccaaggatgaatttACCTTGAAGTCTTCAATAAATCAAGACCAGAACCttatcctccctgcccccatgctgATGTGTAGGAATGGGGGACCAGATGGAGCTCAATGTAAACCCTTACAGCGAAAGTAAAAACAATTAATTTGGATGTTTCATCTGTTttgagaaagaaataaaaaatccattttgtccgtataatttttgttgttgtttttgttgcctTAAGGCAAACCCGTTCTTCCAATCGCACCACAGAAGCCCTGCCAGCCAGCTACAGTGGAGGGCAGCTACAATGCATGCACCCTCTTCCCCTTGTATGCTGAAGCTTCATATGCAAGTTAGTGGAAACTGCTCTCAGGAGGCTCACAGAGAAGCTGTGCATTTGGGACATTCTGTTACAGCACTAATTGGAGGCAGTGAAACAttactaatatatttatttttgtgaacAACCCAAAGAAAACTGACTTAGAAATACATTTCTGTTGACATTTCAATGCCTAGTTTATTACTTCTCCCAAGCCCATCTATTTCTGGAATTATAAAGTGCCTTTTCTACACATAAAAGGTGCACTgcttttaactatactggtataattaaagcAATACAACTCCTCTGGTGTGGACACAGTTACACTGTTCTTATACCAGTGTAGCTTATTACCATAAAGACAAATAAACTATATCCATATATTGCACCTTTCTACTAGCATAACTGTGCCATACTAGGGCTTATACCTGTGTAACTATAGtgatcaaacaaaaaaaaaaaatcacaccccaaaTGATAGCTTTATCAGTAAAAGATCTGTGTGTACACCAAGCCTTACTGTTTGGGCAATCCCCAAAAACTCACTCACTTGTTTGTAGTACTTGGTATCACCCACACAGCTCACGAGAGCATGTAATCCCAAAAACAGAGGAAGGCTGGAGCCCTCTGAAATAAGTTTTACACAGGAAGCTGTTTTCTGCAAACCTCTGGTAAAAGTTTGCAGAACAGGGTGGCTGGCTAATTCCAACTCTGTGGGTAAAAAGGTTCTCTCATTTCTTTCCTTAGAGGCACTATTTATTCTGTACTATATGGGTATCCCTCAACGTTAGGATCTGCAGAATGTAGCAATAAATACGAACAGACTCCTCCAGAGAGCTGGTCTTTTAGCCTGTCCTATTAAGCAAATTTATTTCACCTGCTAATGGATAATACTCCACTCAACTCACCTTCACTCAGACCAGTCCAGTATTCTGAGTTTTGACTGTGCTATGGatgatgcttaaaaataaaatccaaccattagagagagagcgagagagcgcgTCAGCTTAATCTTACTTcagactgaaatgttttaaaccATCTATTGTTACAGGTAACACTTTAGACCATGACAATagaaggatgagagagagaaatattgcTCTGTTTTTTCTCGTGTTTACACTTTGCACATTTGACAGGCCTTGGAAAGAGTCAGTTTCATGGTATCCCTGTAGAAAGAGTTTCACCCATTTGTGTGGTTTTCCCACAGTTacagaagagatttaaaaaaaaaaaaaaaagggcggggGGGTGACtacaaaaccacaaaaattggcaagACAACTTGGGGACAGGCGCAGTGCCTGAAAATACATACTTCACTTTGGCAAGTGATGGGGTTTCAAGTTGATAGTTTCTGTTTAATGAAATAGCtgtcaaaatggcatcctctcaaGAGCAAGCACATTTGTATAAGCATGCAGGTCCATGTACTGAAACAAAATTTCATAATTTGAGTCAGGGATGCCTGCATTAGCACATCCTCTGGGCAGTCAGGATTCCAGGCACCCAAGAAGGAATTGAACAGCCAACCATTCTCACACACAGATTGCAGCAGCAGAGGGACTACATGAATGTGTCCATGAAAAGGGATCGAGAAGAGGCTTGGTCTGCCTTAGCCCTAGCTCTGATATTTGTGGGTGTCACTGTCTGAATAAGTGCAGCTGTTTCCACTGATTCCCCAGGTTGGGAACTTGATTGTTAGGGGATCATACACAAATTCTATGCCCTGAAAATTCATTATCTGTCTCTGAAAGGAGAATTACATAATCCCTAAAGCTTCaccacaaaggaaaaaaaccacacacagttAAGGGAGAGGAAGGTATGAGCTGCAGTTGTGCTTTAATATCAGCCATCAGCACCATGCTGTCTCCAGCTCTACTGTAGTCTCCCCCTGCTGCCAGCCTCCCTCCATTGTAAGAGAACATTTGCCCACAGGGTTGTTACAAAGGAGAGACCTGCTCACACTTACCCTGCTCATAGGCCTCCATCCCACTCTGGTCAAGGGTTTAAGAGCACCGAAAGGCAGAAGATAATAGAGAATAGTCAGAGGCCAAGAACGGAGTTTCAGAGCAGGCCTAGACATACAGCTCAGCTGGCCCAACCTCCGCCTCAGGGCCAGCTGGGGGAATTGTAACCTGTAggatcacatacacacacaaaagcgTCAGCCAACTCAGCCTCAGAACCACCAGCTCCTGACAGAGTTTGTTCAATGCTTGTCAGTGATTCTGCAACTCCCTGACTCCCTGCTCCTTTCCCAAAATACAGGACCAGTTCAGCTCAAACATGAGTATGAGCTGCCTAGAGCCTGGAGCACAGGACAACTTCCATTACTCATGCCTACCGGCAAATTAATTAAAGGCAAAACCTTTTGCATTAGACAAAGGCTGAGATACAGGTGAAAACAAGGCAGCAACTGGTCCAGCCAAGTAATGCTAGAACATACACAATATGATATGTAACAtcaaaagggggaaaacccaggaaCTTCTTTCAAAACACCAGAAGAATAAGTAGCTACTCGAGAGGAAACATTTGCCTGTAccctctccagctcctggagAGTTAGAGTGATCGGCacagtaaagcactttgaaagctAGCAATCTAGGATTCTAGGAATAAAATCCCTATTTAGGGCAAAAGTGTTAGGCAAGTGCTAAGGAAAGAACAGATGATATTCCAGTGAGACAAACAGCCACAAACCCAGGGCAATGTCGTCTCTGGCTCCAGGATTTCAACAAGATCTGGCATAATGGGAATCCTGCTTTTCAGAAGTTCCATCCACAGTGCTGTTCCTACATGCAATAGCGGGATGAAACTGACCTAATCCTAGGCTCTCATTCTGTTGGGAGAGAGACAGCTGCAGTACCATAAGCACAGTGTGCTCCTGCTAAGGGAAAGGGAAGTGCATATACTTGCTCCTCTCTCCTGCCTGTTTTTAGCAGCAGGAGCAAGAGGGACTCACGCC
This window of the Dermochelys coriacea isolate rDerCor1 chromosome 15, rDerCor1.pri.v4, whole genome shotgun sequence genome carries:
- the PISD gene encoding phosphatidylserine decarboxylase proenzyme, mitochondrial isoform X3, with the protein product MAASVERMCGAALRRSRRLSFAEFCVLQSVLADCSFSWQKNLSLRKTLIIWKQPPFRTFFTDRRKLHTAPVVRTFRLRPFHFLVATGGGYAGYRQYEKYKEEQLEKMGIEIPIKLASKWEVSLYKSVPTRLLSRAWGRLNQVELPTWLRKPVYSLYIWTFGVNMKEAAVEDLHHYRNLSEFFRRKLKPQSRPVCCYHSVISPSDGKILNFGQVKNCEVEQVKGVTYSLESFLGPCTSTEDVQFSQTSSCNSFQNQLVTKEGNELYHCVIYLAPGDYHCFHSPTDWRVSHRRHFPGSLMSVNPGVARWIKELFCHNERVVLTGDWKHGFFSLTAVGATNVGSIRIYFDRDLHTNSPCYSKGSYNDFSFITNNNKEGIPMRKGEHLGEFNLGSTIVLIFEAPKDFNFHLKPGQKIRFGEALGSL
- the PISD gene encoding phosphatidylserine decarboxylase proenzyme, mitochondrial isoform X6, translated to MMCQSNTLQGPDLHAGKWLQFPQLALRRRLGQLSCMSRPALKLRSWPLTILYYLLPFGALKPLTRVGWRPMSRVSLYKSVPTRLLSRAWGRLNQVELPTWLRKPVYSLYIWTFGVNMKEAAVEDLHHYRNLSEFFRRKLKPQSRPVCCYHSVISPSDGKILNFGQVKNCEVEQVKGVTYSLESFLGPCTSTEDVQFSQTSSCNSFQNQLVTKEGNELYHCVIYLAPGDYHCFHSPTDWRVSHRRHFPGSLMSVNPGVARWIKELFCHNERVVLTGDWKHGFFSLTAVGATNVGSIRIYFDRDLHTNSPCYSKGSYNDFSFITNNNKEGIPMRKGEHLGEFNLGSTIVLIFEAPKDFNFHLKPGQKIRFGEALGSL
- the PISD gene encoding phosphatidylserine decarboxylase proenzyme, mitochondrial isoform X2: MAASVERMCGAALRRSSVLADCSFSWQKNLSLRKTLIIWKQPPFRTFFTGVTILQSEPLSTIQDVLFLVILLNSVRLLTLLLFIKPDRRKLHTAPVVRTFRLRPFHFLVATGGGYAGYRQYEKYKEEQLEKMGIEIPIKLASKWEVSLYKSVPTRLLSRAWGRLNQVELPTWLRKPVYSLYIWTFGVNMKEAAVEDLHHYRNLSEFFRRKLKPQSRPVCCYHSVISPSDGKILNFGQVKNCEVEQVKGVTYSLESFLGPCTSTEDVQFSQTSSCNSFQNQLVTKEGNELYHCVIYLAPGDYHCFHSPTDWRVSHRRHFPGSLMSVNPGVARWIKELFCHNERVVLTGDWKHGFFSLTAVGATNVGSIRIYFDRDLHTNSPCYSKGSYNDFSFITNNNKEGIPMRKGEHLGEFNLGSTIVLIFEAPKDFNFHLKPGQKIRFGEALGSL
- the PISD gene encoding phosphatidylserine decarboxylase proenzyme, mitochondrial isoform X1, producing MAASVERMCGAALRRSRRLSFAEFCVLQSVLADCSFSWQKNLSLRKTLIIWKQPPFRTFFTGVTILQSEPLSTIQDVLFLVILLNSVRLLTLLLFIKPDRRKLHTAPVVRTFRLRPFHFLVATGGGYAGYRQYEKYKEEQLEKMGIEIPIKLASKWEVSLYKSVPTRLLSRAWGRLNQVELPTWLRKPVYSLYIWTFGVNMKEAAVEDLHHYRNLSEFFRRKLKPQSRPVCCYHSVISPSDGKILNFGQVKNCEVEQVKGVTYSLESFLGPCTSTEDVQFSQTSSCNSFQNQLVTKEGNELYHCVIYLAPGDYHCFHSPTDWRVSHRRHFPGSLMSVNPGVARWIKELFCHNERVVLTGDWKHGFFSLTAVGATNVGSIRIYFDRDLHTNSPCYSKGSYNDFSFITNNNKEGIPMRKGEHLGEFNLGSTIVLIFEAPKDFNFHLKPGQKIRFGEALGSL
- the PISD gene encoding phosphatidylserine decarboxylase proenzyme, mitochondrial isoform X4 translates to MVRCCKALSNPPLSCYNLRKVKIHVRRLRSGNSGSCAGEQHPQLESPGPAGSAGGTPNRRAHFRLQFPQLALRRRLGQLSCMSRPALKLRSWPLTILYYLLPFGALKPLTRVGWRPMSRVSLYKSVPTRLLSRAWGRLNQVELPTWLRKPVYSLYIWTFGVNMKEAAVEDLHHYRNLSEFFRRKLKPQSRPVCCYHSVISPSDGKILNFGQVKNCEVEQVKGVTYSLESFLGPCTSTEDVQFSQTSSCNSFQNQLVTKEGNELYHCVIYLAPGDYHCFHSPTDWRVSHRRHFPGSLMSVNPGVARWIKELFCHNERVVLTGDWKHGFFSLTAVGATNVGSIRIYFDRDLHTNSPCYSKGSYNDFSFITNNNKEGIPMRKGEHLGEFNLGSTIVLIFEAPKDFNFHLKPGQKIRFGEALGSL
- the PISD gene encoding phosphatidylserine decarboxylase proenzyme, mitochondrial isoform X5, translated to MAASVERMCGAALRRSSVLADCSFSWQKNLSLRKTLIIWKQPPFRTFFTDRRKLHTAPVVRTFRLRPFHFLVATGGGYAGYRQYEKYKEEQLEKMGIEIPIKLASKWEVSLYKSVPTRLLSRAWGRLNQVELPTWLRKPVYSLYIWTFGVNMKEAAVEDLHHYRNLSEFFRRKLKPQSRPVCCYHSVISPSDGKILNFGQVKNCEVEQVKGVTYSLESFLGPCTSTEDVQFSQTSSCNSFQNQLVTKEGNELYHCVIYLAPGDYHCFHSPTDWRVSHRRHFPGSLMSVNPGVARWIKELFCHNERVVLTGDWKHGFFSLTAVGATNVGSIRIYFDRDLHTNSPCYSKGSYNDFSFITNNNKEGIPMRKGEHLGEFNLGSTIVLIFEAPKDFNFHLKPGQKIRFGEALGSL